The sequence atatatttaggttttGTTAGCATTCCTGGCATAGGCTTATAAAACCgctggaatttcctaagtgatatgAGCTATAGAAGTGCTTTTTGCTACTCATAACAAGCCCTTTCCCACTACACCGAGTTTAGGATAATggggtgacttttggaaagccccTAAGGATGGTGGCTGGTTGCCAAGGAGGCCAACTCTGTGACGAGAGGGTTGGAAtgttctgccccaccctccctcctctggggaagggaaaggggctggaggttgaattaatcaccaatggccagttctggccagtgtgactcagttgtttggagcatcatcccatacaccgaaaggtggcaggttaggttcctggtcagggcacatatccaggtttggCTTCCATATCCAGTCGggacatgtacaggaggcaactgatggatgtttctctctcacatctctctccctctctctctctctctccatctccctctccctctctctctctcataaatcaataataaaataaaagaaaatcaccaatggccaatgatttaattaattgttttttctGATGAACCCTccataaaaatgcaaaaggaaGGGGTTCAGAGAGCTTTTGGGTTGGTGAGCAGGTAGAGGTACTAAGAAGGTGGCGCACTAGAGAGGGCATGGACGCTCCATGCTCCTTCCCTCCCATACTTTGCCCTAGGCATTCCTTTCATCTGGGCTGTCCCttagttatatccttttataataaactggtgagATTATTATAAACAGCAAGTAAACTGTTCACCTAAATTCTGTGAGCTTCCCTAGCAAATAAATCAAGCACAAGGAAGGGGTCATCGGAACCTACAATTTATAGCCAGTTAATCAGAAGCACGGGTGACAAACTGGACTTGCAGATGGTATCTGAAGTCAGAAGGGAAGGGGCAGTCCTACAGGACTGAGCCCTTCACCTATGGGCTCTAATATCTTCAGGTAGATACTGTCATTGACTGGAAATTAGTCATACGACTATAGCTAACTTCATATGCCCAGGAAACACATTAGAATGGATATTGGTGTACCATTAGCAGACTCAACCACAATAGTGCACGcaaaatatttttgtagattCTTATCATTATATCAAACATTTTTCATAGTCTTGATTATTGTGGTAGATGTTATTATTGTTGAAAATCTTTGCTGCCCCTTTCCTCTAATTCCACTTGCTTTGGCCAGTGGAATTAGAGAGCAGAAATGACATATCCCATATCTGAGTCTAAGCTTTAAGAGCGATTGTATAATTCTATCTTGCTCTTTTTCCACTGCACTGAGACCAACATGGGGCTGGTCCTTCCAGCTGGGTCCTGGGATGAAGCAGAGTTGCAGTTAACCTGCAAAGGATAGGAAGCTAAGTGAGAATAGACTTGTGATAAGTCAGAGATTTGGGGATCAGCTGTTACTGAAGCAAAAGCTGACTGATACTGTTATTGGATATATTGGGGtgtcctcttccccactgggtgATAGGAATGGGGTTCTGATGAtaccttgagaaaaagaattttctgagactcacatgggtggatgagtgatttttatttgcatggaaataCATCCATGGGTTTTCAAAGTCACATTCCAGTCATAGAAATATAGCTGAGGTTTCAGTAAAGTTAAAAGCCAAGTCAGTAtccagagtttccgttccatgttgcagccgggtccagttcagcatcaggctagcagcagtacattagtccattgtgtgtgggggtccACATGGCCGTGGGCCACGTGGGAGAATGCCAGGAAGCAGGGTGAGAGAGCCCCAGGAGTCAAGTGAAACATGCCAAGAGAGCGAACTCCTTTGTTTAAGGGATTAAATGTCCCAAATTTCTGAGTGCTTGCAGTGGCCTTTCCCATTCTGGCCTTGGTGTGactgacaaacaagtaccttcctGAAGTCACCTCAACTTTACTGCGCCTGTGTCTATTCTTCTCctccagtgatctgcagggaatagaccagtggttccctggggattgttaagttgtagcttcctggtgaagctgcccaaatgacatgcctataatatttggccttccttttgctcctttcttgttattaataactaggttgaTTATAATGGTATCAATATAATCATTAGAATGGCTGCATATTATTCTATTGTGTTATGTACCCTGAATTTTGTCCAGTATCCTAATATTGAACATTTAGATGGTTTCCAGTTTTCTGCTCTTATCAATAATACTGAAATATAcatctactagtggcctggtgcatgaatttgtgcacattgaaagcaaatttaattagaagaaatattttaatatcactattcgccctttctctataatagaagtgtcaaccaaattcacgatccacaatgacagatcgaaacacatgcatgcgattggcaccagcgagaccTTTATATGTATggtgcatgcgtgagtcaacttagccttttatagatatagaataaacttgcttaattagacctgctttctcatttagctaaactttttccagcccagtgaagcaccccaacttctctttatcaggtaattgtcagcaacacagcagtaaatatcaacatgaagcagattattattgtagatcatgtagggagaacaaagggtaaaatatttaactgcagcagtgtttgactatattctgcacagtgaaaaagcctgaagtcattttcaaggcccaccatttcttacttcttttcagttgggtcaagtttctaaactttctaaatctctgttttctggctaatgaaaagaaaataggattccaccaagtctcctatctacctactccaggacttctgtggggatcaaatgagatgaggcatgggaaaatgcttcacagacatttggttaaagtgtgaaatgtttgcacctggctatgaagaaactgcaaggaggctagtcgtcgctagggagaggaagccaggagttGCTATGTGATTACTCAGACcgagggaaggacacttagcatatcagccttttatacaGATAGACTAGTgatccggtgcacgaaattcatgcacattaaaaggggattagttagaggaaataatttaatattgctatttgacacttctctataatagaagtgtcagagatgaaagaaaattagtaaaatgtgtatgaaaaccttcctcctgtcagagtctggggcacaccacgggactgagagtcaagtccccgcccacccacatgcacctcaaaatcgcgtgagacccagacccagctgccctctccccgcattgggctagatccagaactggccagtcccacccttgtcaagccctgccgggcagggggcatagcctcaggtcccctggcccggtgccaggatggggtCGTGgtttgaggtcctccatcaagctctgccaggtaggggacacagcctgagatcccctgacaagccccactgggtggggggttgcagcctcaggtcccccggcccagcaccgggaggggggcgcagcctcaggtcccccgtcaagccccgctgggtgagagccacagcctgaggtcccctgtcaagcccagccaggcaggggggcacagcctcaggtcccctggcccagtgctggggcagggggcgcaggctgaggtcccctgtcaagccctgcccggcagggggtgcggtctgaggtcccccggcctggtgccagggttgggggcatggcctgaagtcccctgtcaagccccacatggtggggggcatggcctcaggtcccctggcctggcactggggcggggggtgaagcctgaggtcccccagcctgactccagggcagggggcatggactgaggtcccctgtcaagccccaagggggtgggggagggcgtagcctcaggtccctgctgattgctcgttaaggctccttatgggaacttggcctcagctgtgagtgcagccatctttgtcatggagtgttggtcagttagcatattccctctttattagataggatgtgcagatttttgtttctgttaaattatttccttaagctgaatttttaaaagattttttattgatttttagagagagacagggagagagaaacattaatatattgttccacttatttatgcattcattgattgactcttgtatatgccctgaccagggatcgaacccacaaccttggcatatggggatgacactctaaccaactgagctattcaGCTGGGCCCTTTAAGCTACATTTTTAGGGTAGAAAAGTGTGTCAACATGTATAATCATCATTATTGCTTTTATTCCCCAAAGGGGTCTGTTGTCTGTATATTAAGTCAAGTTCCACCAAAACCCACAGAAATCATGCTGGTACCTTTAacagagagagaataaaacaggAAATTGACATTGAAAGTAATGGAGAAGCTGAGAAGTCAGTGGTGCAATAACTCAGAGATAGGCAAGAGTAGAAAGATGCTGTGGCCCCTAGGAATGGAGGGACACCTGGATCAGAAACCAGGGAACTACAACCATGACTGGGTCTGCCTactcagaactgcctggtactagctGGGACCATCAAAGGAGGTTTGGCCTGGCAAAAGCTGGACCCATGGAGGAGGAGGTGTAAGaagcagaaagagagagggagaaaaatactTTGAAACTCTTTCTTCTTGCTCTCCAATCTTCTGCAACTACTGTCcattgggcaaaaactaaagGAACAAAGGAACCTGGAAAACTTAGTTTCCTATGATACAGAACAGAGCCAGAGAAGAGCAGTGAGGTATCTGAGAGCAAACTGGACAGTAATTAATGAGTAAACCACTTTACCAGTCTTTTCAGCATTGTGTGTTATCattataaactagtagccctgcgcacgaatccgtgctccAGTaggtagctctccgcccgctgtcccaccctcctgtagctccccccccccgcctcccccacatagcttgcttccctgccccctcctgtagctttccaTCGGAcgcttgtagtttgctgccccaccctcctgcagatccgtgatcctgTCCTTATGCAGTCAGTCATTACACCTCAGCGTAagggataattagcatattcctctcttattatataggatattattttgGTATGGGAGGCAATACAGTTTAGTAGCTGAGAGTACTGACTCTGAAGTCAGACACCTCTGGGTTTGAAATCTGCTCTGAGCACTTCCTAATTATATGACCTTGGGTGATTTGTTTAACCTGTTTAAGTCTCAGtttctcatatataaaatattgtgaagattaaatgataaaaaatatgtaGCATAGTGCCTAACATGAAATAGGTCCTCAATAAGTATTAGCTAATATAATTATTAGGTGTAAACTAAAATCTTTAGTTTAAGTTTCACTCCTTTGATGTCTGTACAGGAAAAACATTTTCCAAGTAATTTTCTTTCACTGTATTTCCTCAAGAATTAATTGACTATTGTCTTAACTACAGGTTTTAGGTGTCTTTCTTATAAATTTGAATGAATTGTTAATATGATATAGTTATTAATCCTTTTTTATCAcgttttatatttcatattgctCGAAGCTACAGAAGTTGTCACTCCTATACAAAGCTAAAAAAGTCtattttctttgtggtgtctaGAATTAGATTGTGATATGTAATTACTTATTAATTAAGCTATAAGTATGActctataaaagataaataaaaatctctCCTATAAAAGTCTAGGGTAGTATGATGCTCTATAGTGTCAGAAAACTAGGCTCCTTCTATTTTGTTCTGCCATCCTTAGAATGCTTTCATGGTCTATTGATTCCAGATCTTCTCTACCACCTCCGTAGTCTAACtagtgggaaggaggaaaagaaaagacataTGCTTAGTGTTTAAGGGCATAACCTGGAAGTTACACACATCACTCCCTCTCACAtgccattggccagaacttagtcCCATGACCATATCTATTTATAAGGGAGACTGGGAAATAAAGTTTGTATTTTAGGTGGCCACATACTCAGTTCATGATTCTATTATGATAGAAGGGGAAAAGAGACATTGGGGGAAAACCATTAGCCTTTGGCATTCTGCTATTCTGGCCACACATACATCTATGTATCCCCTCCTTCCCACACATAGAATATACTTGTTGCCAGGGGAGAGAACTCCCAAGTACAATCCTGTTACTAACAAAGGGAGCAGAATTTGCCacccccaaaatatgcctttttggCCTATTGATTATCTTGAGctgcttatttttaagaaacagcagacacaGAAGAAGCTCTGAAATTAAGTGGGAAAATAGAGGTTACCCTTTTGTAAGAAACATAGACATTTATAAGGGAAATCTCCTTTTGTAAATGGAGATTACTAGGAAGAGGAGGATGACTAAATCTCTAGAAATTCTTATCAATTAACAACCTTACCCTTATTTACTGTGCTTTCCTGATAACCTGCATAactggcctcccccacccccaatatctTTTATCTTTAACTGAAAGTAATTAAGTTGGTGGCTGGGACCATTTGGGGGAATTAGTCAGTTTTCTTGGGTATCTCCCTTGTATACGAGAGGTACACGTATActtaaacttttgtttttctcctgttaatcttttttttattacatagggGGTGGGGTCGAgtctcagccaagaacctagaaaggcaaagggaaaatattttttcctctcctATACCACATATATCTCAAAGTCCACCATCTCTTAGTGATGTGTGATCCCCTATGTCAGGTTTAGATATCTCCTTGTCATCCTGCAATCTGTAAAAAATAAGACAAGTGTTGTGCCCCATGGACAACATTATAGAGTAATAGAATCAAGGTAACAAGAAATGCTGATTATGGAAAGGGAGAATTGGAAATGATACCGTTATAATAATCTGGTAATTATTTAAAAGGAATGGAATAAAGGGAAGATTAGATAATAtcggcatgccatttatacataCAGCTTTGCTAATGTAAtgctctccaagtctgttccctgctgatcAGTGGGGGAATgcactggacaaaggcagtttgggCGCATGCCCAGTGAGGTCTGAGTGACCTGGGAAGGTGCCAacctgtctgtcagtcacacctggaaatgagtcagtggccagaataggcatggccactgcaagggctcAAATCTTGAAcatttaaacttctgaacaaaggaagttctctctctctctctctctctctctctctctctctctctctctctctctctctctctggcatactgggctcctggctctcctATTGCAGGGGTTGTGCTCCCCTACACCCACGTGGCTCACAGCCATGTGGGGCTCCgcacatggactaatggactttaattagcccgaatgctgaaccacacccggctgcaacatggaaggaagctctggacactggccttgcttcTGGCTctactggaaccccagctgcatctctttcaggactggcttaagggacAGGGGACTTTGGAACCTGACAAATGTAACTGCACACAAATGGAGCCttttaccacatctcattctcccctgggggcttctgaaaatgcttatttcagtgGTGCCTCAAGAACCTCAACCTCATGCCCACTTGTGTCTAGGAGATCTGGCCTATTAACTCCTCCAGCAACAGAACCACTCAATCGTCATCAGTTTATGGCAATTATTGCATCCTACTGGTTGGGAAATGCAAAAGCTCCTTGTGCTAGCAttggattaaccctttgcactcacttgcttttttctcgattcctttattctactcgggatttaattttttaaataccccagattttacaaagcgcggcagtagaataaaaaaaaaatggagtttcttttcatacaaacttatttatttggatttttttatatttcaaattattgatacattcaaagagtaattttaatctcgacatccgagtgcaaaaggttaaattccaTAGTTAGCTCATCAGACAGCCCTAAACTCTGTTCTGTTAAGGGTACCTCATGTCCATTGTCCTCTATGGCCCTAGTCTCTACCCTCTCTTTAGAAGGTTCATTTACAGTGATTATAATGGCCTCATCTGCCCATAACTGACTTCCCACCCCCAACATCTTCTTTTGTATTTAAGGTGATGGTGGCTTGGATCATTTCCAGGAGTCTCTCAGTTCTTCTGGGTCTCTCCCATGTATACAGGAGGTATACATATTATTAAACTTCTGTTTGCTTTTCTCCCTTGTTAGtctgtcttttattacagggGGGGTCTCAGGCAGGAACCTAGAAATATAgaggggaaattatttttcctcccctataGAGGCCCTAATCATATCGGCATTTGCAAACCAGGTTTTGGTTTCTTGGGCTTTCAGACTCCCTCTAACATTTAATAGGCTTCTGATCTATATGCCGCTTGTCAATTACATGTAGAAGTTAGTATCAGGCAGGATCAGCTGCCAGGCAGTGAGAATCTGTCTTGGCCATGAACTCCTCTGGTGGAAGGAGGCAGGAAGCAGCAGGGCCCAGGGGTAGAAGGGCTCACCAACCCCAAGAACCTGACCAAGCCCTACACCAAGGGCCCTGAAGCTGGGTGTTCCTATGGGGATGAGCAGCTTTGTGTCCCTAGGCACCCTCTTATAGCTGACCAAGTTTCTCAGATTTCCAGCTGGAGATGTGCAGTGCATGGTGGACAACAATGGGAAGCAGCAGGGGGACCCCAGCACTGGTCCTCTCATCCAGGCCAATCAAAGTCACTCCCTGTGTAGGAGGCTACTTAACCCCAAAGTCAAATCCAGGGAAAAGACACACCCTTGAGTGGAGACCTAAGATGTTAATGAAGCATACGTTGTATGTTAGAGCATGTAGCTCTTCTGCGTCTGTGTGAATCAGAGCCAGAGAGCCAAAAGAAGAACCTGGAGAACAAAAAAGTCTACTCTGCCTGCACAAACCAGTGTCAGCCTGCTGGTGGGAAACTGAGGAACAAAGGAATCTGCCCTGCCCCTGCGTGAGAAGTGCCAGCCCAGCaaagggggaagaggaagcatGTGACTATAAAAGCCATACCCCAGAAGTAAGTTGGGGAGCCATACTATTCTCCATCTATTGTGTGCTGCTTCAGTGCACTGAGCTTTCTCACTTTGTCTTTAATAAACTTATTTCCTTCCGAATCTGTTTCACCTCCTCTGTTAATTATGGCTCCTCCCTTGATTTCTATCCTGGGAGGAacaaggcccctcctcctggtAACACCTGCAGGTAACTGAGTTGGAGCTGCTGCCCTGGAGACCCCACAGGCACTCTCTCTGATGCTCATCCATGGTACATTCTGACAGCACTGGCCATCCATCTTGCTCAAGGACCTGTCCTGTCCGGGAAGAATGCACATACACCTGGCCCCAGGACTGCCTGGGAAGCCTGATGTCATCAGTGACATGTGGCCAAATTTCTAAGTGGCCCTGTTCATCAACAAACACCCGACATTACCTTCTGTTCTGCCAATGGGGTGATCCTGACTGCAGGGAATGCTGATAGCTTCCTGCTTCCCAAGTACTTCTAAGAGGCTCTGCAGCTATTTCATACTCAAGAGACCCACTCCTTGACTGGTAATGAAGAGACAGAGTGTCAGAGTGGCCCCAAGCACAGCTCCAGAGGAAGAAAGATGATTCaacaataagatttttttttaatgtaaaaatatgacaaaagcttttgtttgaaaacaaacaaacaaaaagaagtaaCTATAGCCCACGATCTCTTCAAGGCATATTCTTTTGCTTTTTGCTGTTCTCTCTGCTGACTCAGCTTCCTGTCATTCAACTTGATAGTTCCTTCCTTAGCGCTTCTTAAGTTTGGGTGGGAGGTTGACATTCTTAATATGCTCTTCACCTCTGCTCTGGCTCTCGTGTACTGGTCTAGAAGGAAGGCACTTGAGGAGCCCAGTATTATCTCTTCCCAAGTCTTCCTTTTTTGTAGCCTCTTTAAACTGCTTCACTGTGGAGTTGCAGAGAGATTTGCAGTTGTGTGGGGCTCTGAAATGGCAGGCCACAGACTGAAATGACTCTAGATAGAGTTATGTTCCCTTCCATTTTCAGTTGCTCTCTAGCTAGCTGACTGGGGTCCATCCCTCTGTAAGATGCTGCTAAAAGGAGCAAGACGCAGTCCAGAGCAGTACCACAGGTCCGTCATTTGTGCTCTGTGCCTAGTTCTCCAGGTACCCTGTGTTAGCCATGGCAGAGCGATGGATCTGGGCCAAGACAACGGGCCCACTCATTCCTGGACTCTGCTTGTGAGGGAAGATGGCAGCTCCATATCCTTCACTGACGCAGATGATGTGGCTATTTTGACCCATGTGAAGGAAAATGCCCGCTCGACCAGCTCCATCATGAGCAACGCCTTGTGGAAAGCGATGGAGAAAAGCTCGCTCACGCAGCACGCGTGGGAGTCCCTGAAGGACCGCTTCTTAAAGCACCtgtggggccctagccagtttggctcagtagatagagtgtcagcctgcggactgaagggtcccgggtttgattctggtcaagggcacaggcctgggttgcgggctcagtccgatgtgcaggaggcagccaatcaatgattctctctcatcattgatgtttctatctctccctctcccttcctctctgaaatcaataaaaaaaatatgtattttttaaaaataataaaagcacctGCGAGGCCAGGAGCATAAGGACCTGTTGGTGGAGCCTGTCCTCCCTGAAACTCAAGCAGAAAGCTGAGGAAGACCTGGAGGCTGCCGATAGCGGGGAACCACAGAATAAGAGAACTCCCGACTTGcctgaagaagaagaggaagaagaaggagaagaagaggaaagaggaggagaaggaggaggaggaggaagaggaggaggagaatttgTAGAGGAAGAGATCAAGGAGAATGAAGAAGCAGTCAAAAAGATGCTTATGGAAGCCACCCGGCACTTTGAGGAGGTTGTGGTGGAGGATTTTGAAATACACATAACAATGTGTGATGATGATCCACCCACACCTGAGGAAGACTCAAAAACACAGTTttatgaggaagaagaagaaaaagtttctCCACCAGAAGTGGGAACTGCCATTAAGATCATCCAGCAGTTAATGGAAAAGTTTAACTTGGATCTATCAACAGTTACACAGGACTCCCTAAAATATAGTGGTGAGCTGGAGGCTACTACCTCCTTTTTAGAGTCTGGTCACAGGGCTGATGGGTATCCCATTTGGTCCCAACAGGATGACTTAGATTTGAAAAAACTTGATGAGGGTATCTGACATTGGTCAAAAATTTGGTGCTCAGAATGTAACTCAGAGAAtttatttccaaaagaaataattgataggataatgagaaaaggaaaaaggtgTGGCAGATGAGGtggtaagaaaaaaattttttggtgACCATTGAACTTCAGAGATTCTTATGTTGGAGCTGATACTTGTCTTCTGACCAATGCTGTCTTTGCTCTGTGAGTCCTAGATTTTGTAGCCATGCAGAGTTgtgtagcaggataaaaataaaagatattggGTATAtttacaagtaaataaaaatgaaagtagcAAGAAGCAGCAAACAGTGCTGAATGTTATAAATCTTTCTTATTTACCCTAATACTATTGCTTTCAATGCCTGTGAGCTGCTTTCCAAGATCTTGCTGACCTTTGTTAATGTTGTGCCTAGctaaaatttctatttccttagaagaaagagaaaatggatgCCACGGGAGAATTAGCACTCAGTGCTACAAATGCCTATTGATTCAGACAGGTTCTTAATTCCACTCCATCAAATGAGTCAGCAACTTGTAGGAGGCACAGGGCCAGTGAAATAGAAAACTGGCACCCTCAGATTAGTATCAAAGGACTCACTTTGAAAAAGGAAACCCAACTCTGAGCATTGCAGCTAAACTTTTGCTAGTTTTGATCTGACTGGTATAAATGTTCAAAGATTATCTTAACTAGCAATGAAGCTGACTCTGTCAAAAACTTGATTTTGAAAGTATAGTAAAACAACTACACAGTGACTTTTAAAACTGTAAAGATAAGAAAACACATGCACTGTTATAATTTTTCAATATGGTTGTCAGATTGCTGAAGTTACTTCtgaagttcatttattttgttttagatatATTTATTGTGGATTTGGAGCTTGTAATGTATTATAAATACCTCATTATGTTTCCTCCCTTCTTACATTATAAAATAAGCCTTTAAAGTgaatgaaagtaaataaaaattaatgaatgtcACAAAgagattttctttctctccttagcatgcttattttctttatatgtcATTTCTTGATGTTCATTTTATCTGATAAACTCCAGATTACTTCATCTCTAGCACTAAAGATTCCTTAGTTTGCACTgtcaaaatacaaattaaataaaactttatctgAGAATGGAGACAATGACCATTCTAAACAGAAGTTTTGGAACAAAGTCAGCAGACATTGAGAAGTTTTATTATTGTAGTTATGTATACCGGTATGAAATATAAGAGACTTTACTAGTAGTTTGTTTTGTGCACTGCCATATACCTGCTACCTAGAGCAATACTTAggggacactcaataaatatttatttgattaatgTATTAATggacttttaattttcttttaaaagtgattttagagaaagagaggaagggagagagaaacattgattctttgttacacttatttatgcattcattggttgcttcttgtatgtaccctgacctgggattaaacctacaaccttggcatatcaggacaatgctcaaacCAAAAATCCACTGGAAAATATTTGACCTACATAGTTGGAAGAGAGTTGTATCTTTTTGATTCAAACAATAAGGCATGGAGGGATTATATAATTTAGACTATTAAAATTTATGAAAGCATGCAGACTGGATGAAAAGGCATTTAACCTTAGTTCAATGTCTCCAAATATTCACaccaggaaagagaaggaagagcatAAACTCTGGGAACACATTTATGTGATACAGTGTCTCAGATGTTTGCCTCCGGTGGGAGATGATGGCTGAGAAGACACTGATCCAAATGATGGGCAACATTAATGTTGAAATCAACATTTTGAAGTGTTCTTCATTATAGTCTCATGGTCTCACAATAAATTCGAGAAGTGGTTTCTATTactgttctcattttacaaatgtggaaattgaggttcagagaagtaaTTTGTCAAAGTCCCATAGCTAATGATTGGTAGAGCCAAGACCTTAAGGTCTTTGACAATCAAGATCAAATGGGATAAGAATTCATGTTTTTGCTCCATCAGCATTCAACTACTCTGgggttctttctctgtcttttatcCCCTTCTGCAGCATATCTCCCTTTCTTCTGGTTAAGGATATTATACTAATGTTGTAATGTCATTATGTGCCCTGAGTTAATAAagagctctttttcttttctggtgttGAAAGTGATGAATTAATATGTGCTGGGTCTTCATGAAGGAAATAATGATGACTGGAACCAAAGTTAGATGAAGTCATGAAGATGGGAACCTCAGGATGGGATTAGTGACTTTATAATaatatctctttctctttgtgtcctctctctcccccccaatGCACTGAGGAAAGGCAATATGAGGGTAtgagggtatacactgagtggccagatctctgaacgcataataatctggccactcggtatatatatatatcgtattttccggcatataagacgactttttaacccaggaaaatcttctcaaaagtcaggagTCTTGACCGACCAATCTGCCCAGCACTCCTGTGCACCATGTCTGGTTCCTCCAGTGTCACCGCTATGAAGAAAGTGATTCAACAGC comes from Eptesicus fuscus isolate TK198812 chromosome 1, DD_ASM_mEF_20220401, whole genome shotgun sequence and encodes:
- the LOC103297862 gene encoding LOW QUALITY PROTEIN: telomeric repeat-binding factor 2-interacting protein 1-like (The sequence of the model RefSeq protein was modified relative to this genomic sequence to represent the inferred CDS: inserted 2 bases in 1 codon) yields the protein MDLGQDNGPTHSWTLLVREDGSSISFTDADDVAILTHVKENARSTSSIMSNALWKAMEKSSLTQHAWESLKDRFLKHLWGPSQFGSVDRVLSSLKLKQKAEEDLEAADSGEPQNKRTPDLPEEEEEEEGEEEERGGEGGGGGRGGGEFVEEEIKENEEAVKKMLMEATRHFEEVVVEDFEIHITMCDDDPPTPEEDSKTQFYEEEEEKVSPPEVGTAIKIIQQLMEKFNLDLSTVTQDSLKYSGELEATTSFLESGHRADGYPIWSQQDDLDLKKLDEGXSDIGQKFGAQNVTQRIYFQKK